The following coding sequences are from one Schizosaccharomyces osmophilus chromosome 1, complete sequence window:
- the rdp1 gene encoding RNA-directed RNA polymerase Rdp1, with amino-acid sequence MDTKLSDFIGAEIKTFYREAPWERLRIPFKPIFSFQKSNLPKNGSFSTEGRHRDYSNVWRFWDSLTLTIFDIPSEWMQENANKLYNLWKPLHKYGDISFMKFIEPSENGLTTTAIVRFLPPPRVPFWQPFNKIRINDVNLNVRVDPYVQNSLTKQSSFSAVGSRYNSIVQLPLSTITVGQAYHEMLVPLFGYESGTPLHDIFLSVNFHNKRFIITFKLTMEDITDDYRLDFYFDNVVDDIGIDVENSRINLSFKYKLPPVLFRKDVLGSETKLRKVWSSSNLWRRQVDILPSSRCTIPPKSPVQLLNSASSPLGRSNMVMFSYDIRNSHSEEANAIFLGELEKYKLKSRMCKVTTYSINDYFSRCALLYRNTNLSHTVLYLLETCLSQHVLSEIDLPVLLDGLGNLTEEQAIVFLKNTLASQKPLHNPTRETFTKQLAFFDPLKSSSMRIKKLFITPTTIRIGDDSIEAGNRVLRKHGKFADRFMRVQISDEFTKSKIYSDNSNCEAVFARVYQLLDKGVKVGNRVYEFLAFGNSQLREHGAFFFASTPDKNVEQIREDMGDFSEISSVPKYAARMGQCFSTTKVIKHFPVEIASRNDIIRNSNCFTDGIGMASFSVLRCLSVQFDNDDLLPSAFQFRMGGYKGVLSLAPPTKLEYHQGNLVFPRPSQDKFKSPHEDLEVIKVSRFSNTCLNMQLITLMQGLGVKKNIFLTMAKNQLSELNSAMTNKQKCIVMLRDNVDENRSTLTMADLIQSGFLERNDVFTKNLLNLYYEWTLKSMKEKQRLNVSNGAYLLGVADETGSLKGHCDDAVLSIPEIFVQVTNNHSEAEAFSNKRTRTTIIKGLCVVARNPSLHPGDIRICRAVNCSELGHLKNVVVFPTTGDRSVPAMCSGGDLDGDEYTVIWEPSLIPKRVNYPPLLEATPKRAAKFLEASPTIDSVKAFFIYYMKNDNLGVISNAWKAWAHDSFNNPDGIYGQTCLRLAALHSQAVDFPKSGVACSMPKELRPKQYPDFMRKQRSKTFKAQTAVGRIFQYTVKFQKQNEANRRFDPKMEMVYDDRMKLPKYKSEYRQIAEEVKERYDFDMKALMNRHDIASEYEVYTAFILFNEEMKASINEFGVREEIMLQFNSIKKCYITEYLEKCGLSNNPSDQDTKERIDSAVAVAYDITYEQRSRSFESGNELPLISFPYIFVDVLCRIAHFVAVSN; translated from the coding sequence ATGGATACGAAACTAAGTGACTTTATAGGTGCCGAAATAAAAACGTTTTACAGAGAAGCTCCATGGGAACGTTTAAGAATTCCTTTTAAAccaatattttcatttcaaaagtCGAATCTACCAAAGAATGGTTCATTTTCTACAGAAGGAAGGCATCGCGATTACAGTAATGTCTGGAGATTCTGGGATAGTTTAACTCTTACGATATTTGACATTCCTTCAGAATGGATGCAAGAAAATGCCAACAAACTATACAACCTCTGGAAGCCCCTTCATAAATATGGCGATATATCATTTATGAAATTCATAGAGCCTTCGGAAAATGGGTTGACTACAACCGCAATCGTTCGTTTCCTCCCTCCCCCAAGAGTACCCTTTTGGCAACCATTCAACAAGATCCGGATCAATGATGTGAATTTGAACGTTCGTGTAGACCCTTACGTTCAAAATTCTTTGACGAAACAATCTTCCTTTAGTGCAGTTGGTAGTCGGTACAATAGTATTGTCCAACTTCCATTGTCTACCATAACCGTTGGTCAAGCCTACCATGAAATGTTGGTTCCTCTGTTTGGGTATGAATCTGGAACGCCATTACATGACATTTTCCTTTCGGTAAACTTCCATAATAAACGATTTATTATAACCTTCAAATTAACCATGGAGGATATAACCGATGATTATCGTTtagatttttatttcgaCAATGTCGTCGATGATATAGGTATTGATGTTGAAAATAGCCGCATAAACTTATCGTTCAAATACAAATTACCACCTGTGCTATTTCGCAAAGATGTTTTGGGATCAGAAACCAAACTGAGGAAAGTATGGAGCTCGTCAAATCTTTGGCGTCGCCAGGTCGATATTTTGCCTTCTTCAAGGTGTACAATCCCACCCAAGTCTCCCGTACAGTTATTAAATTCTGCTAGTTCTCCACTAGGAAGATCCAACATGGTTATGTTTTCATATGACATAAGAAATAGTCATTCTGAGGAAGCCAATGCTATTTTTTTAGGGGAGTTGGAAAAATATAAGTTAAAGAGCCGAATGTGCAAAGTTACTACTTACTCTATTAATGATTACTTCTCACGTTGTGCATTATTATACAGAAATACAAATCTATCTCATACTGTATTGTATCTACTGGAAACATGTCTTTCTCAACATGTACTTTCCGAGATTGATTTACCGGTTCTTCTTGATGGATTGGGCAACCTCACAGAAGAGCaagcaattgtttttctaaaaaataCTCTTGCTTCTCAGAAACCTTTACATAACCCCACACGGGAAACATTTACAAAACAATTGGCTTTCTTCGATCCTTTAAAGAGTTCTAGTATGCGTATTAAAAAGCTCTTTATAACTCCAACAACCATTCGAATTGGGGATGATTCCATTGAAGCAGGGAACCGTGTTTTGAGAAAGCATGGCAAATTCGCTGACAGATTTATGCGGGTACAGATATCTGATGaatttacgaaaagtaaaatttaCTCGGATAATTCAAATTGCGAGGCAGTGTTTGCGCGAGTGTATCAATTATTGGATAAGGGCGTTAAAGTTGGAAATCGTGTTTATGAATTTCTGGCCTTTGGCAATTCCCAACTAAGAGAACATGGtgccttcttttttgcttcgACACCAGATAAGAATGTGGAACAAATTCGTGAAGATATGGGTGATTTCAGTGAGATTAGTTCGGTCCCAAAATATGCAGCTAGGATGGGTCAATGTTTTTCCACTACCAAAGTCATTAAGCATTTTCCTGTGGAGATTGCTTCTCGAAATGATATAATTAGAAACAGTAATTGCTTTACTGATGGGATAGGTATGGcttcattttctgttttgcGCTGTCTTTCTGTTCAGTTTGATAATGATgatcttcttccttcagCCTTTCAATTTCGTATGGGCGGTTATAAAGGTGTATTAAGTTTAGCCCCTCCAACTAAACTTGAATATCATCAAGgaaatttggtttttccTCGTCCAAGTCAAGATAAATTTAAGTCACCTCATGAGGACTTGGAGGTGATTAAAGTTTCTCGCTTTTCGAATACTTGTTTGAACATGCAACTCATCACTTTAATGCAAGGTTTGGgtgtcaaaaaaaatatttttcttacAATGGCTAAGAACCAGTTATCAGAATTAAATAGTGCCATGACAAATAAGCAAAAATGCATTGTTATGTTGAGGGATAATGTCGATGAAAATCGGTCGACTCTCACTATGGCCGACCTCATACAATCTgggtttttggaaagaaatgatGTTTTTACAAAGAATCTTCTCAATCTTTACTATGAATGGACTCTTAAAtcgatgaaagaaaagcagaGACTTAATGTATCCAACGGAGCCTATTTGTTAGGTGTAGCCGATGAAACAGGATCTCTCAAAGGTCATTGTGATGATGCGGTTCTTTCAATCCCTGAGATTTTTGTTCAGGTTACAAACAACCATTCAGAAGCCGAAGCCTTTTCTAATAAGCGAACACGAACAACCATTATAAAAGGCCTTTGTGTTGTAGCAAGAAACCCATCTTTGCATCCTGGAGACATCCGTATTTGTCGTGCTGTGAATTGTAGTGAGTTAGGGCACCTAAAAAACGTCGTTGTTTTTCCCACAACAGGTGATAGAAGTGTTCCTGCGATGTGCTCCGGTGGTGATTTAGATGGAGACGAGTACACTGTAATATGGGAACCTAGTCTTATACCTAAGAGAGTAAATTATCCTCCACTTTTAGAAGCGACGCCTAAACGTGCAGCTAAATTTCTGGAAGCAAGCCCTACCATTGACTCAGTAAAGGCATTTTTTATCTATTATATGAAAAATGACAATTTAGGAGTGATATCTAACGCTTGGAAAGCATGGGCCCACGATAGCTTCAACAATCCTGACGGAATTTATGGCCAAACCTGTTTAAGACTAGCAGCCTTACATTCCCAAGCTGTTGATTTCCCTAAATCCGGTGTCGCTTGTAGTATGCCCAAAGAACTAAGACCTAAGCAATACCCGGATTTTATGCGAAAGCAGCGATCCAAAACATTTAAAGCCCAAACGGCGGTGGGAAggatttttcaatataCTGTTaagtttcaaaaacaaaatgaagctAATCGGAGGTTTGATccaaaaatggaaatggtTTATGATGATCGAATGAAACTACCGAAATACAAATCAGAATACAGACAGATCGCCGAAGAAGTCAAAGAACGCTATGATTTTGACATGAAGGCATTGATGAATCGACATGATATAGCCTCAGAATATGAAGTTTACACTGCTTTTATACTGtttaatgaagaaatgaaagcaTCCATCAACGAATTTGGAGTTCGCGAGGAAATTATGTTACAATTTAACAGTATAAAGAAATGCTATATTACTGAATACCTTGAGAAATGTGGACTTTCCAATAACCCTTCTGACCAAGATACAAAGGAGCGAATTGACAGTGCTGTGGCAGTTGCATACGACATAACGTACGAACAGAGATCACGTTCTTTTGAAAGCGGAAACGAGTTACCAttaatttcctttccttaCATCTTCGTCGATGTACTTTGTCGCATCGCTCATTTTGTCGCTGTAAGCAATTAA
- the ade3 gene encoding phosphoribosylformylglycinamidine synthase Ade3, protein MLILYGGSALTPHNQKKLLEATVSAFERIEAVYFYLIQTKEGFPVSSNDLRPILSDLKSDEFRPSGPKVAYVFPRTGTISPWSSKATNIANVCNLKGVNRIERGIAYSVTLKQGASENIYDGAFTNLFDRMTETLRYEPPKEGEVFNTQEPAPLVTIELGCNQEADKENAKRRLAEANVKFGLALASDEIDYLVECYAKEPSLKHREPTDVELFMFGQVNSEHCRHKIFNADWTIDGKKMENSLFKMIRNTHKLNPHHTISAYSDNAAVFQGNPGSNFFPVNGEWTLKDETIDFLGKVETHNHPTAVSPYPGAATGSGGEIRDEGAVGQGSKSKAGLAGYNVSDLHIPDFKQPWELEVGKPFHIASPLDIMLSAPIGSSSFNNEFGRPCINGYFRTLTMEVARADGKTEYRGYHKPIMAAGGVGCIRRQHAFKKPISAGSPIIVLGGPALLVGLGGGAASSMNSGEGSEDLDFASVQRGNPEMQRRAQMVIDTCTAMKDNIIQSIHDVGAGGVSNALPELVHDAGLGAKFELRDIPCIEPSMSPMQIWCCESQERYVLSVKPEDLNFFKGICERERCPYGVVGYATEEQRLILTDRLYKSTPIDLPMEVLFGKPPKISRVDNTDPVVLKKFDSSLNAYVTTSHRITDAVQRVLHMPAVASKSFLITIGDRSITGLVAREQMVGPWQTPVADVAVTVTSYGKGTTTGEAFAIGEKPITALISSAASARMAVAECIMNMAAASLPDLNHIRLSANWMSSPTHSGEGAKLYEAVQAIGLDLCPQLGISIPVGKDSMSMSMKWMEDAREQSVTAPLSLVITGFSSVNNVESIWTPQLKRANEIGPSSLLYIDLANGKQRLGGSIIAQCYKQLGDEAPDVEDVELLKSYFSAITELHNTDYVQAYHDNSDGGLFVTVSEMAFAGRVGVVSDLANFSNDNIATLFNEELGAVVQVRDSDLDSIYEIFKSHGLGNAVKKLGKVISDEAQEIVFVRSNEILYKSTRAALQSLWHETSYKMQSIRDNPKCAQQENENILDNSDPGIDFHLTFEHSPKSDLSLTSRPKVAVLREQGVNGHLEMAYAFHAAGFTPVDVHMTDIISGKLTLDMFVGIAACGGFSYGDVLGSANGWATSILLHDTARQEFYKFFNQRKDTFAIGLCNGCQLFTRLKTLIPGAQCWPLFLSNESSQYEGRTVMLQVDSKNSANSIFANEMGGSRIPIAVAHGEGRAVFESDSDYRKFKQEGLDVLYYVDNYGKRTSQYPLNPNGSTDAIAGIRSPCGRFLAMMPHPERVVLKVANSYYPKSESDKWGTHGPWLRLFQSARRWVG, encoded by the coding sequence ATGTTAATTCTTTATGGAGGTTCTGCTTTGACGCCTCACAACCAGAAGAAGCTTTTAGAAGCTACGGTTTCGGCGTTTGAACGTATTGAAGCCGTATATTTCTACTTaattcaaacaaaagaggGATTTCCTGTATCCTCTAATGATTTGAGACCTATTTTATCAGACTTAAAATCGGATGAATTTAGACCATCAGGCCCTAAAGTGGCCTACGTTTTCCCTCGTACTGGTACCATCTCTCCATGGTCTTCGAAAGCTACCAACATTGCAAATGTATGCAACCTAAAAGGAGTGAATCGCATTGAACGTGGTATAGCATATTCGGTGACATTGAAGCAAGGTGCTTCTGAAAATATATACGATGGTGCTTTCACTAATCTATTCGATCGTATGACCGAAACTCTCCGTTATGAGCCTCCAAAGGAAGGAGAAGTGTTTAATACTCAAGAACCTGCACCTCTCGTTACAATTGAACTTGGCTGCAACCAAGAAGCTGATAAGGAGAATGCTAAACGCCGTCTCGCCGAAGCTAACGTTAAATTTGGTTTAGCTCTTGCTTCAGACGAAATCGATTACCTGGTCGAGTGCTATGCCAAGGAGCCTTCTTTGAAGCATCGCGAACCTACTGATGTTGAGCTTTTCATGTTTGGTCAGGTCAACTCTGAGCATTGCAGacataaaatttttaacGCTGATTGGACGATCgatggaaagaaaatggaaaactCCTTGTTTAAAATGATTCGTAATACCCATAAATTAAACCCCCATCATACTATTTCTGCATACTCCGATAATGCCGCTGTGTTTCAAGGAAATCCCGGGTCTAATTTCTTTCCTGTCAATGGTGAATGGACATTGAAAGATGAAACTATTGATTTTCTTGGAAAGGTAGAAACCCATAATCATCCTACCGCAGTTTCGCCATATCCAGGTGCTGCCACTGGCTCTGGTGGTGAGATTCGCGATGAAGGAGCTGTTGGTCAAGGATCAAAATCAAAGGCTGGTTTAGCTGGCTACAACGTTTCTGATTTGCATATCCCCGATTTTAAGCAGCCTTGGGAATTGGAGGTTGGTAAACCCTTTCATATTGCTTCCCCTCTCGATATTATGTTATCTGCCCCAATTGGAAGTTCTTCCTTTAATAATGAGTTTGGTCGTCCTTGCATTAACGGCTATTTTCGTACATTAACCATGGAGGTGGCTAGAGCCGATGGGAAAACTGAATATCGTGGATACCATAAGCCAATTATGGCAGCAGGCGGTGTCGGTTGCATTCGCAGGCAGCACGCTTTCAAAAAACCCATTTCTGCTGGAAGCCCTATAATTGTGCTTGGTGGACCTGCTCTCCTTGTAGGTTTAGGTGGTGGTGCTGCTTCTAGTATGAACTCCGGTGAAGGttctgaagatttggatTTTGCATCTGTACAACGAGGAAATCCAGAAATGCAACGTCGTGCACAAATGGTAATTGACACGTGTACTGCGATGAAAGACAATATTATTCAATCCATTCATGATGTTGGTGCCGGTGGCGTTTCCAATGCGCTCCCAGAATTAGTCCACGATGCCGGTCTGGGTGCCAAGTTTGAACTCCGTGATATCCCTTGCATTGAACCTAGCATGTCGCCCATGCAAATCTGGTGTTGTGAATCACAAGAACGTTATGTTTTGTCAGTGAAGCCTGAGGAtctcaatttttttaaggGCATCTGTGAACGTGAAAGATGTCCTTATGGTGTTGTTGGCTATGCTACTGAGGAACAACGATTGATTTTGACGGATCGTCTCTATAAGTCTACTCCAATTGATTTGCCTATGGAAGTTCTATTTGGCAAGCCTCCAAAGATATCGCGCGTTGATAATACTGATCCAGTTGTTTTAAAGAAGTTTGATTCTTCCCTAAACGCTTATGTAACAACCAGCCACCGAATTACTGATGCTGTTCAGCGTGTTTTGCACATGCCCGCAGTAGCGTCAAAATCATTCTTGATTACAATTGGTGATCGTAGCATTACCGGTCTTGTTGCTCGTGAGCAAATGGTTGGACCTTGGCAAACTCCTGTAGCAGATGTTGCTGTCACAGTTACATCTTACGGTAAGGGTACCACTACAGGTGAAGCTTTTGCCATTGGTGAGAAGCCGATTACTGCTCTTATCTCATCAGCTGCTTCAGCTCGTATGGCTGTCGCTGAATGTATTATGAATATGGCTGCCGCCTCACTCCCGGATTTGAACCATATTCGTTTGAGTGCTAATTGGATGTCTTCTCCCACTCATTCTGGTGAGGGCGCAAAGTTATATGAAGCTGTTCAAGCTATCGGCTTAGATCTCTGCCCTCAGTTGGGAATTAGTATCCCAGTTGGTAAAGACTCTATGTCAATGAGTATGAAATGGATGGAAGACGCCCGTGAGCAATCTGTCACTGCTCCTCTGTCACTTGTCATCACAGGCTTTTCTTCGGTGAATAATGTTGAGTCTATTTGGACGCCCCAACTAAAACGTGCTAATGAAATTGGACCATCTTCGTTGCTGTATATTGATTTGGCTAACGGTAAACAACGTCTCGGCGGTTCAATTATTGCTCAGTGCTACAAACAATTAGGAGACGAGGCTCCTGACGTTGAAGACGTAGAATTGCTAAAGTCTTATTTCTCTGCAATCACTGAGCTACATAACACCGATTACGTACAAGCCTATCATGATAACTCTGATGGTGGTTTATTTGTTACGGTTTCTGAAATGGCTTTCGCCGGACGTGTTGGTGTGGTATCAGATCTTGCCAACTTTTCCAATGATAATATTGCTACTCTATTCAATGAAGAACTGGGTGCAGTAGTACAAGTTCGGGACAGTGATCTCGATAGTATCTATGAAATATTCAAATCCCATGGACTTGGAAACGCTGTTAAAAAGCTTGGTAAAGTCATATCTGATGAGGCTCAAGagattgtttttgttcGTTCTAATGAAATACTTTACAAGTCCACTCGTGCTGCTCTTCAATCCCTTTGGCATGAAACTTCTTACAAAATGCAAAGCATTCGAGACAATCCTAAATGTGCCCAACaagagaatgaaaatatCTTGGACAATTCTGACCCCGGCATTGATTTCCATTTGACTTTTGAACATTCCCCTAAATCAGATCTATCTTTGACAAGCCGTCCCAAGGTTGCTGTTTTGCGTGAGCAAGGTGTTAATGGACACTTGGAAATGGCTTATGCCTTCCATGCCGCCGGTTTTACGCCTGTGGATGTTCACATGACTGACATCATCAGTGGTAAACTAACGTTAGACATGTTCGTTGGTATAGCCGCATGCGGTGGCTTTTCGTATGGTGATGTTTTAGGATCTGCTAACGGTTGGGCTacttcaattcttttacatGATACGGCTCGTCAGGAGTTTTATAAGTTTTTCAATCAGCGAAAAGATACTTTTGCTATTGGTCTTTGCAACGGTTGCCAGTTATTTACTCGTCTCAAGACATTAATTCCTGGTGCTCAATGCTGGCcacttttcctttcaaacGAATCTTCGCAGTATGAAGGACGTACGGTAATGCTTCAAGTGGACTCCAAGAACTCAGcgaattcaatttttgccAACGAAATGGGAGGTTCTCGTATTCCAATTGCGGTTGCCCATGGTGAAGGTCGTGCTGTTTTTGAATCCGACTCCGATTACAGAAAATTCAAACAGGAAGGGTTGGACGTTCTCTATTATGTTGACAATTATGGTAAAAGAACGAGCCAGTATCCTCTCAATCCTAATGGAAGTACGGACGCCATTGCTGGTATCCGCTCACCATGTGGTCGTTTCTTAGCTATGATGCCACATCCTGAACGTGTTGTTTTGAAGGTGGCTAATAGTTACTATCCCAAATCAGAATCTGATAAATGGGGTACTCATGGACCATGGCTTCGATTGTTCCAATCCGCTCGTAGATGGGTGGGCTAA